The window CTCCCTCTCGTGCTATGATAGATAAAAATAGCACCCTGATTATATCATAAAAAGGGGGATAATATAGAGAGGAAGGCACTAAGTGGCAAAGATTATTTTATTTGGTGATAGCTTGACAGCAGGCTATAATCCGGAAGAAATGTTTACAGATGAATTGACCCGTCGTGTGCAAGATGTTTTTTTTGACGATCATGTAATAAATGCTGGTATTCCAGGTGATACTGCTGAACAAGGGCTTCATAGAATAGAGGCACATGTGTTAAAATATGAACCAGATATTGTGACGGTGTTTTTTGGCGCAAATGATTTAGCACGTCATAGAGACGTTTCGTTAGTTGAATATATAGACAATTTATCCGCTATCATTAAACACATTACACCTGGAAAAGTCATTATGTTTTCAGCTCCGTATGTTAATCAAACAATGAGGTGTCAGGATCGTCCGCTAACGACTATTATGACGTTTGTAGAAGCCGCGCAGAAGCTTGCTAATAACTATCAAGTGCCATTTGTCAATTTAGCAACGATTATGATGGACGATGATCGAAGAGATGACTGGTTTCAAGAAGATGGCTTGCATTTTTCAAGTTATGGCTATGAAAAACTAGCGCAATTATTTAATCAAGAAATTAAAAAGAAGAGGGACGTTTTATGACAGAGCATTATTTTACTAATTCACCAGAAACAGCTCATGAACGAGCACAATTTACATTTGAATTAAAAGGAAAGACGTTTACTTTTAATACAGATAGTCATGTTTTTTCTAAGAGTACGATTGATTTTGGAAGTCGTGTGTTAATTGAAGCGTTTGATGATAGCCAATTACCAGAAGGGGCCTTACTAGATGTTGGGTGTGGTTATGGTCCAATGGGGTTATCGTTAGCTTATAGTACAGGACGTTTTGTTGAGATGGTTGATGTGAATGAGCGTGCACTAGGGCTGGCAAAAGAAAATGCTGTGGTTAATGGTATTGATCAAGTGGATATTCATGTATCTTCTATATATGAAGTGACCAATCAAGAAAGTTATGCTGGAATTGTCAGTAACCCGCCAATTAGGGCAGGTAAACAGGTTGTTCATGGGATTTTAGAAGGCGCTTATTCACTATTAAAAGAAGGCGGAAGCTTGACCGTAGTCATTCAAAAGAAACAAGGCGCACCGAGTGCTCAAAAGAAAATGAAAGACGTCTTTGGTAATGTTGAAGTAGTAACAAAAGACAAAGGATACTTTATTTTAAGAAGTGTGAAAGAAGCTTAGTTACAGATTTAACGACAAAATATAGCAAAACACTTGAATTAAATAGATATTTATTATATACTATCTGAGGTTATGCAAATAATCAAAAACCACATCCATTACGATTTTCAGAGTGGTGCTTTGTCTGACAAAGTTCTCTGTGAAGTTGAATAGTGGAGAGGAAAAATTTAAAACCAAATGGAGGAAACAAAAATGGCAGTAATTTCAATGAAACAATTACTAGAATCAGGTGTACACTTTGGTCACCAAACTCGTCGTTGGAACCCAAAAATGAAGAAATATATCTTCACTGAAAGAAACGGGATCTACATCATCGACTTACAAAAAACAGTTCGTTTAGTAGACGACGCTTACAACTACATGAAGGATGTTGCTGAAAACGGCGGTATCGCTTTATTCGTTGGTACTAAAAAACAAGCTCAAGAAGCAGTTAAAGAAGAAGCTATCCGTTCAGGACAATTCTACGTTAACCACCGTTGGTTAGGTGGAACTTTAACTAACTGGGATACTATCCAAAAACGTATCTCTCGCTTAAAAGAAATCAACAAAATGGAAGAAGAAGGAATCTTCTCTGTTTTACCTAAAAAAGAAGTTTCAGTATTAAACAAAGAACGTGAACGTTTAGAAAAATTCTTAGGCGGTATCGCTGATATGCCAAGAATTCCAGACGTAATGTTCATCGTAGACCCTCGTAAAGAGCGTATTGCGGTACAAGAAGCTCATAAATTAAACATTCCTATCGTTGCTATGGTAGATACTAACTGTGATCCAGATGAGATCGATGTAGTTATCCCATCAAATGACGATGCTATCCGCGCGGTTAAATTAATCGCTGGTAAAATGGCTGACGCTTTCATCGAAGGCCGTCAAGGTGAAGATGAAGTTGTTGAAGAAACTTTCACAACTGAAGCAGCTCCAGCAGCAGATTCAATGGAAGAAATCGTTGAAGTTGTTGAAGGAAGCAACGCTGAATAATTTAGCTAAATAATTAAATGTCTCAAAGGCTATGAAGTAGTAGGCGAACAAAGTAGCCCGTCTTGTACCTTTGAGACTTTTTTTACAAAGAAAATACACTCTAGGAGGCACATATAAAATGGCACAAACAATTACTGCAGCTATGGTAAAAGAATTACGCGACAAAACAGGCGTTGGTATGATGGACGCTAAACGCGCATTAGTAGAAGTAGACGGAGACATGGACAAAGCAATCGATCACTTAAGAGAATCTGGTTTAGCAAAAGCTGCTAAAAAAGGCGACCGTATCGCTGCTGAAGGATTATCTAACGTATACATCAATGGCAACACTGCTGCAATCGTAGAAATCAACTCAGAAACTGACTTCGTTGCAAAAAACGATCAATTCAAAGAATTAGTTATTCGCGTTGCTAAATTAGTTGCTGAAAACAAACCAGCTGACTTAGAAGCTGCTTTAGCTATCGAAACAGAAAACGGAACTATCGAGAAAGAAATCTTAGAAGCTACTACAGTTATCGGAGAAAAAATTGCTTTCCGTCGTTTCCAAATCGTTGAAAAATCTGATGATGAAGTATTCGGCGCATATTTACATGCTGGCGGAACTATCGCTGTATTATCAGTAGTAACTGGTGCTGACGAAGCAGTAGCTAAAGACGTTTCAATGCACGTTGCAGCTATCAACCCTCGTTACATGACAAAAGAAGAAGTGCCTGCAGAAGAATTAGAACACGAGAAAAAAGTGTTAACTGAGCAAGCATTAAACGAAGGCAAACCAGCTAACATCGTTGAAAAAATGGTTATTGGCCGTATGCAAAAATTCTTAGCTGAAATTTGTTTAGTTGACCAACCATTCGTTAAAGATCCAGATATGACAGTTTCTAAATACTTAGCAAGCAAAAACTCTGATGTAAAAGCATTCGTTCGTTTTGAAGTAGGCGAAGGAATCGAAAAACGTCAAGAAAACTTTGCTGACGAAGTAAGAAGCCAAATGAAATAATAAATCTATCATCTGATAGTCGGGAACGCAACTGTAAAAAGTGCGCTCCCTTTTTTTAGGCAAATTTAGAATATGGTCGATTGGTCATATTTATGCTAGAATAAGGACAGAAATTAATGGAGGGTGTTATCATGGCGGAACCAAAATTTAAACGCGTGGTATTAAAATTAAGTGGAGAGGCATTAGCTGGAGATGTTGGGTTTGGAATTAAACCACCAGTTATCGAAGAAATTTGTAAAGAAATCAAAGAAGTTCATGAGTTAGGTGTTGAAATTGCAATCGTTGTTGGCGGTGGTAATATCTGGCGTGGACAAGTCGGCGAACAAATGGGCATGGAACGTGCACAAGCTGACTACATGGGAATGCTTGCAACGGTGATGAACGCTTTAGCTTTACAAGATGTGTTAGAAAACGTTGGGGTACCAACTCGTGTTCAAACATCAATCGAAATGCGCCAAATCGCTGAACAATATATCCGTCGTCGTGCAGTACGTCATTTAGAAAAAGGTCGCGTTGTTATTTTTGCAGGGGGTACAGGTAATCCTTACTTCTCAACAGATACAACATCAGCATTACGTGCTGCTGAAATCAATGCGGATGTTATCTTAATGGCTAAAAATAACGTAGACGGTGTTTACTCTGCAGATCCTAAATTAGATGCTGATGCGATTAAATTTGAAGAGTTAACTCACTTAGATGTGATTGCTAAAGGATTAGCTGTAATGGATTCTACAGCAAGCTCATTAAGTATGGATAATGATATTCCATTAGTTGTTTTCAACTTAAATGAACCTGGAAATATTAAACGTGTTGTTGAAGGTGAAAATATCGGAACAACAGTAAGGGGGAAAAAATAATGGTCCAAGCAGTATTAAATAGTACAAAAGAAAGAATGATCAAATCAGAAGAAAATTTACAACGTGAATTAGGCTACATTCGTGCAGGACGTGCGAACGCTAGTATCCTAGATCGTATTCAAATTGATTATTATGGAGCACCGACACCATTAAACCAAATTGCTCAAATTAATATTCCTGAAGCACGTATGTTAATGATTACACCATTTGATAAAACAGCTTTAGAAGATATTGAACGTGCTATTATGGCAAGTGATTTAGGTTTAAGTCCGGCTAATGATGGTTCAGTTATTCGTTTAGTGATTCCTCAATTAACAGAAGAACGCCGTAAAGAATTAGCAAAAGAAGTAGGTAAAATTGCTGAATCTTCTAAAGTAGCTGTTCGAAATATTCGTCGTGATGCTATTGATGAATTGAAAAAATTAGAAAAAAATAAAGAAATTTCTGAAGATGAGTTACGTACATACGAAAAAGATGTTCAAACATTAACTGATAACAGTATTGCTAAAATTGATACTATTACTAAAGCAAAAGAGCAAGAATTATTAGAAGTATAATAAAACAAGCATTGATAATGGAATTGTCCGATTAAAATGGAACAATTCTGTTTCAATGCTTTTTTTTATTAATTTAAAACTATTAAATAGTAGTTAGTTGGATATTTTTGTATTAGAATAACATTAGAGATTAAAACTCATGGAGGAGTGATTCGTATTGTTTGCTGAAACAAATATTACAACTAAACTAAATCTATTGTACTATTTAGAATTTTTTGAAAATGATATTACTGTTGATAAATTATTAGATTTTTTAGATGTTTCTAAAATGACGTTGAAAAAATATGTTAAAGAAATCAATGAAATGGCACAAGAGTATGAAATAATTATAAAAGGCAACAGTATAGAATTAAAAAGTGACCATAGGGAAAATAGTTTGTTGATTGCTAAGAGAATCATTGGGGAGTCTCTTAATATCACTCTTTTACTAAGTATTTTATATAAAAAATATAATCTGTCAGAATTAGCAGAACGTTTGTTTATTACAAAATCAACAGTTATTTACAAAGTTGAACAGTTGAATGAGTACTTTAAAAATCAAGAATTAGAAATTGAAATTGTTTATCTTGATAATGAAAGTTATGAAATAGTTGGAGAAGAATGGGAAATTAGACATTTTTTTAAAATTTTATTATTGGAAGTTGATTACTATGATATTTATTTACAAAACAAACCCATTTTTAAAGAAATTCATGAACAATTAGATAATCATTTTAATCAACATTACACTCAAAATGAAGCACTAACAGTAGATACGTATATTTTTATTGGTCTAAGAAGAGCTGCACGTGGTTTTTATTTATTTGAAAGTTTTGAAGAAGTTCCTAAAGAAGTCAGAATTGAGTTAGAATATCTATTTAAGCATTTAAAAAAGAAGACTCCTTTTGTAAGTTTTCTAGAAAGTAAGTATTTGGTGACATTTGATATTTTGTTATTAGCCAATATAATTCCGATAGAATATTTGTATGAAATCATGTATTTAGATGGGAATTTTGAAATTGGAGATCCTTTAGAATCATCAGTTGGAAATGTTCTTAAACAATATATAGATAAGTATAATATCGATATGCTAACAAATGATTTTGATTATTATGTCAAGCTGTTATCCGTTCAGATTCTTATGTACGGACCACTTAATCAAATACTACTCGAAGATTACGAGATTCATTATCGTGCTTTGAGAAGAGAAAATGAAGAAAAATTAGATTATCTTTATAAATTAGTACAAGAGTCAGGTATTATTACCTATGAAGTCCCAAGTATTTATCAAGAATTTATTATCTATTTTTTAGTTGTAGTATCTGAAGTGAGGAAAGATTATTTTCATATTCGTCCGTCTAAAAAAATTAGAATATTACTTTATTCTGCTAAACATAATGTCTATTCGGAAGTACTTGAGTATATTTTGAAAGATCGTTACAGTGCCTATTTTTCGGTGGTGGTGGATTATAAAGACGTTTTACATGATACATATAATGTCGATGATTATGACGTTATTATTTCGGATATTTATTTGGATAGTTTTAAGGATAAGTATTTATATTTCACAAAATTGCCAAGTACATTTTTTTGGAAGAGCTTTGAGGATTTAATTAAAGGGAAATGAAACACATGAATTATTTTCATGTGTTTTTTTTATTTTATTGATTATAAAAAAATAAAAATATGAGAAAAAATATACATGCTATATTTAAGTGGGGATAGATTATACGGAGAGTTTTTTGAATGTTGAGAATTGTTAAAGGAGGAATTACGTGTTTATTGAGAATAACATTTCCAAAAAAATTGACTTGATGTATTATTTGGAAGCCAACGGGGGAATAGAAGCCACGGAAGAAGTTGTGAAGTTTTTAGATACAACAATTGTAACATTAAAAAAATATATTGAAGAAATAAATACTTTGACGGATAGCTATGAAATAGTGATTAAAGGTAATAGTATTCGCCTAAATTCTAATTATCGACAAAATTCTATTTTAATATCGAAGAGGATACTAAATGACTCGACTAATCTTCAGTTATTGATTTTAATTTTTTTTCATCAATACAATTTAACGGAAATTTCAGAGTATTTATATGTAACGAAGTCAACAGTTTTGTATAAAGTTAACCAAATTAATCAATACTTTGCTGATGAAGAACTCTCAATCAAAATTATTTACAATGATTATTATGAGATTGTTGGTAGAGAGAGAATAGTGAGACATTTTTTTAGAGTCTTGCTTCTTGAAATGGATGATTATGAAGTGCTTCGAGAAAATCAAATAATCTTTAATGAGGTGCATCTCTTTTTTGAAAAAAATTATCGTGACTATCATACGAGGCATGAATCATTGGTGATCGATACCTATTTATTAATTGCATTAAATCGTGTGTCGAAACATTATTATTTACATGATGATTTAGAACAACTTGATGGTGAGATTAAAACAGAAATAATGATAATTTATAATACTTTAGTTCAAAAAAAACCTTTTGTGAATTTTATTGAGTCAACTTACAATGTGACATTCTCTCCATATTTAATTGCCAATATAATCCCAATAGAGTATATAGAAGAGATTTTATATCTTAAAAAAGGTTATATGTTAAATGATGATAAAGAACATAAAATATCAGATATTCTAAAATGTTATTTAAGGAAGTACGGTTTATGCATTCCGCTCAATAAACAAGAGCGATATATTAAATACTTAACTAATCAATTGGTGACAATTGGTCCGATTAATCAGGTGATTTTAAGAGATTTTGATATTAACTATAAAAAACTGGCTGAAATCAATTTAGAAAAATCATCATTTTTATATCAATTGATAGCCAGTTCAGCGCTTTTTTTAACAGATAGAGAGAGTTTAAAGTATGAATTTTGTATCTTCTTTTTAACAATTATTGATGAGGTACGTAAAGATTACTTTGGCATGAATCAATCTGAAAGTATTAGAATCTTACTATATTATTCAGAAAATAATATTTACTCAGAAATTTTTGAAAGTATTTTGAAAGATAAATATGAAAATCAATATAAAATAAATATTGATTATATCAATATTTTATATAACGATTTTCAAGTAAAAAACTATGATGTGATTATTTCTGATATTTATTTAGAAGATTTTGAAGGTAAATATCTATACTATTCACGTTATCCTAGCAATAAATTTTGGCAAGAATTTGAACAAATGGTTTTAATGAAATAAATAGCTAATTATAAATGATATTCCAAACGATTAAGGAGTATCATTTTTGATTAGCTTTTTATGTCTCGTTTTATTTTTTATCACTTCAGGATAAAACGTAAAATCTAGACTATCTTTAGCATGTTATAGTTGATTAGTAGTAAAGAGCCGGTTCTAAATAATAGTCAAATAATTCATTTTATATTCTATCCAAAAGAGATAAAACATAAAATTTTATAGAATCGTAAGAGGTTATACTTGTTAAGTAGTTAAGTGATACAGATATAGAGAGGAAGATAAGAACAATGAAAAAATTGATTGGTTTGATGGTAGCAGTGATAGGTATAGGAGTATTTGTAACAGAAGAAGTAACATTTGCATCATCAGGTGCCAATTTTTCTGTTCAACCAAAAATTCCTGAAAATCAAAAAAGTAGTACAAGTTATTTTGATTTAGAGTTAAAGCCTAATGAAAAACAAACAGTTGAAATTGAGGTATTTAATGATTCTAATGAAGAAATTGAAGTCATTCCAGAACTTAATAGAGCCACAACATCGGATGTAGGTAATATCAATTACTTAGCAAGCCAGACAGTTGATGACAGTTTAATTTATAATATTGAAGAATTTGTAACGAATAATGTTGAAAGCATCACATTGGCTCCAAAAGAATCTGAGGTAGTAAAGTGGCAGATTCAAATGCCTAAAGAAGCGTTTGAAGGGATTCTATTAGGAGGCTTTCGCTTCAGCTTAGCTGAGGGTGACAAAGAAGTTACAGGCATTGAGAATCGCTTTGCTTATACAGTGGGTATCGTATTAAGCAATTCAGAAGAAGATATTCCAGTTAATTTGAATTTAAATGATATTACAACAGGTCAGATTAATTATCGTAATCATGTCTTAGTTAACTTGCAAAATGATATGCCGAGAATTATTGACGACATGGCTGTTGAGGCGAAAATTTATGAAAAAAATAGTGAAAATCCGGTATTTATTTCTGAAAGGAGTCAATTAAGAATGGCACCTAATTCATCATTTAATTATGGTATTTCTACTCAAGAAACAGCATTTAAACCAGGTAGTTATACATTAGAATTAACAGCTAATGCTGATGGTGAGGAATTTAGTTGGCGTAAGGATTTTGAAATATCAAATAAAGAAGCTAAAGAACACAACAAAGAAGCCATTTTAATTGAAGATGATAGCAATAATCTATGGATGTGGATAGCAATAGCAGCGGTAATTGTTAGTGTCAGTATAGTGATTTGGACAACAAAGAAACGTACAAATGAGAGAAAGGAAGATATTAATGAAAAGAACAATTAGTTATAGCCTTATTGCGAGTTTACTTTTGCAAACTGCTCCATTGAGTGTAGTAGCAAATGAACTATCAACAACCGATGATGAAATAAAAATAACAGAAACAGACGCGTCAGTTATCGAACAAACTCTTGACTCAACCGAACTACTTGAGAATAAAACAAGTGAAGAAACAATAGTATCTGAAGAAATTGAAGAAGTAGTAGATTATGAAGAGAAGATTGAAAACAGCAAGATAGAACCGAATTTAAATGAACCGATTAGTCAATCATCAGAAACTGAGCTGGTATTTGAAAATATTGAAGATAGCTCGGAAGAAGAGAGAGTGATGGAGAGTAATGAAGAAGGAACTCTTGAAACATCAGCTTCTGAAGAAAGTAGTCATGAATCTTTTGAAGAAACTTCAGAAGATAAAGAAGAAACAAAAGAAGTTAGATCTAACAGTGAAACAATCGATGGTATTACTTATTCATGGAATTGGGACAATAGTTTAAAGACATTAACGTTCAACGCTGGTGGAGGTACGAGTGAGAATGTTTTGGAGATTATTCAAGACAAAGGAATGCTTGATGTACAACATCTGACATTTCAAAATTTACCAGAGATTGCCACATCATTTTCAAGTTTAGAGCAGTTAGTGTCTCTAACATTTACTAATAATACATTATTAAGTGGAACTAAAAGTTTTTATGGTTTAAAAAAATTAACCGAAGTTAAAGGGGATATTCAATTAACTCTCGGTAGTGATTACCTATTTGCTGAATGTAGTGCATTAGAAATGTTTGTCCCCTCTTTAAAATTGAGTTCTGACTCCAAAAATAAACAAAGAGGAAGTTTCGTTTTTAAAAAAACCAAAATAAGAGAATTAGCATTAGCTGCTAACCATGGCATTTCAATCAGTAAGAATAGTTTCAGCGATGGCCATATATTTGCTGAGATGCCTAACTTAGAAAGATTTAATGGATTTAATATGTTAAATTTTAGCTCTTCGGGAACGGACCATGCTAATGCTTCTATGTCCGATCAATTTGAAGGAAGTACTAATTTAAAAGAAATTCATTTTTCTGGACACGCGGGAGTTAGTAATATTCCTACAATTAATGATAATTTTTTCGACGGTTATACTAATCTTGAAAAGATTGAAATTTTGAATGGTTCAACTAATAGTTTTTATCTAAATTTCGAAGCATTTAGAGCAATTCCAAACCTAAGAGAACTTAGACTAGATATTCAACAAGAGGCTATTTATAACAGTTCAGTGACACAATATGTTCCTAACTTAGAAGTTTTTAGTTCTAACTCACTACTAGAGTTAGGTAGTAACATGTTTGAAAATCACAATAACTTGCAGGAAATTAACCTAGCTAACACCACTAAAATAGGGGATTTAACGTTTGCTTCTACAACAAACTTACAGGTGATTACTGCACCTAAGTTACAGGAGTTAGGAACAGCAACTTTTAAAAGTGCAGGAGTAAAAAAAGTTAATTTTCCAGAGTTAATAACGATGGAAGATCAAGTATTTGCTGAAACTAATGAGTTAACTGAGGTTAAATTAAATAAATTATCCTCTTTAGGTAGTAATGCTTTTTATAAATCACGAGTCGAAAAAGTAAGTATTCCGGAGGTGACTGAATTACCTTCTAAATCATTTGAAAAGTGTACAAGATTGATAGAAGTGCTAATGCCAAAAGTAGAAGTGATTGGCTCAAATAGTTTTTCGGATACAAAGAGTTTAAAAAAATTAAATATACCTGAAGTTTGGCATATTAAATCATTTTCATTCTTTAACTCGGGAGTTGAACATTTAGATTTTCCTAAGTTAACAAATATAGATAATGTTGCCTTCCAATGTGCATTTAATTTAAAAAGTTTAAACCTTCCAGTAGTAAAAACAATTCAAAACGTAGACAGCATGTTTCATATGACAGGTGCTCCTTATGAAATGGAAATTAGCATGCCGATGATTCATGGAATAGATACGTCGGTACTGAATAAATCATCAATAGAATTAATTAAGACTACTAAAGAAAGTCAAGAAGTCATTAAGCCGTTACTAGAAGATAAAAATGATCGTATTATTGCCGTGATTACTGACGGTATAGAATATTTAGATAGTGAAGATAAGATAGAGTTAGAAGTAGGAGATAGTTTATCAATCCCAGTTGTTTCTGACATTATTATTAATGAAAATTATTCAGATGTAAAAGCGGATGTGGCTTATGTTTGGCATCATGATGAAGCGCCAGTAACATTTGGAGATGAATTACAAATTAATAAAGTAATGCCTTGGCATACTGGAACGTATTATCGTTCATTGAACATTCATCATTCTGAAGCAAAGGATGAGTTGTTTCATAATAA is drawn from Vagococcus xieshaowenii and contains these coding sequences:
- a CDS encoding SGNH/GDSL hydrolase family protein — its product is MAKIILFGDSLTAGYNPEEMFTDELTRRVQDVFFDDHVINAGIPGDTAEQGLHRIEAHVLKYEPDIVTVFFGANDLARHRDVSLVEYIDNLSAIIKHITPGKVIMFSAPYVNQTMRCQDRPLTTIMTFVEAAQKLANNYQVPFVNLATIMMDDDRRDDWFQEDGLHFSSYGYEKLAQLFNQEIKKKRDVL
- a CDS encoding class I SAM-dependent methyltransferase; protein product: MTEHYFTNSPETAHERAQFTFELKGKTFTFNTDSHVFSKSTIDFGSRVLIEAFDDSQLPEGALLDVGCGYGPMGLSLAYSTGRFVEMVDVNERALGLAKENAVVNGIDQVDIHVSSIYEVTNQESYAGIVSNPPIRAGKQVVHGILEGAYSLLKEGGSLTVVIQKKQGAPSAQKKMKDVFGNVEVVTKDKGYFILRSVKEA
- the rpsB gene encoding 30S ribosomal protein S2, which gives rise to MAVISMKQLLESGVHFGHQTRRWNPKMKKYIFTERNGIYIIDLQKTVRLVDDAYNYMKDVAENGGIALFVGTKKQAQEAVKEEAIRSGQFYVNHRWLGGTLTNWDTIQKRISRLKEINKMEEEGIFSVLPKKEVSVLNKERERLEKFLGGIADMPRIPDVMFIVDPRKERIAVQEAHKLNIPIVAMVDTNCDPDEIDVVIPSNDDAIRAVKLIAGKMADAFIEGRQGEDEVVEETFTTEAAPAADSMEEIVEVVEGSNAE
- the tsf gene encoding translation elongation factor Ts, which translates into the protein MAQTITAAMVKELRDKTGVGMMDAKRALVEVDGDMDKAIDHLRESGLAKAAKKGDRIAAEGLSNVYINGNTAAIVEINSETDFVAKNDQFKELVIRVAKLVAENKPADLEAALAIETENGTIEKEILEATTVIGEKIAFRRFQIVEKSDDEVFGAYLHAGGTIAVLSVVTGADEAVAKDVSMHVAAINPRYMTKEEVPAEELEHEKKVLTEQALNEGKPANIVEKMVIGRMQKFLAEICLVDQPFVKDPDMTVSKYLASKNSDVKAFVRFEVGEGIEKRQENFADEVRSQMK
- the pyrH gene encoding UMP kinase, whose translation is MAEPKFKRVVLKLSGEALAGDVGFGIKPPVIEEICKEIKEVHELGVEIAIVVGGGNIWRGQVGEQMGMERAQADYMGMLATVMNALALQDVLENVGVPTRVQTSIEMRQIAEQYIRRRAVRHLEKGRVVIFAGGTGNPYFSTDTTSALRAAEINADVILMAKNNVDGVYSADPKLDADAIKFEELTHLDVIAKGLAVMDSTASSLSMDNDIPLVVFNLNEPGNIKRVVEGENIGTTVRGKK
- the frr gene encoding ribosome recycling factor, whose translation is MVQAVLNSTKERMIKSEENLQRELGYIRAGRANASILDRIQIDYYGAPTPLNQIAQINIPEARMLMITPFDKTALEDIERAIMASDLGLSPANDGSVIRLVIPQLTEERRKELAKEVGKIAESSKVAVRNIRRDAIDELKKLEKNKEISEDELRTYEKDVQTLTDNSIAKIDTITKAKEQELLEV
- a CDS encoding helix-turn-helix domain-containing protein, with translation MFAETNITTKLNLLYYLEFFENDITVDKLLDFLDVSKMTLKKYVKEINEMAQEYEIIIKGNSIELKSDHRENSLLIAKRIIGESLNITLLLSILYKKYNLSELAERLFITKSTVIYKVEQLNEYFKNQELEIEIVYLDNESYEIVGEEWEIRHFFKILLLEVDYYDIYLQNKPIFKEIHEQLDNHFNQHYTQNEALTVDTYIFIGLRRAARGFYLFESFEEVPKEVRIELEYLFKHLKKKTPFVSFLESKYLVTFDILLLANIIPIEYLYEIMYLDGNFEIGDPLESSVGNVLKQYIDKYNIDMLTNDFDYYVKLLSVQILMYGPLNQILLEDYEIHYRALRRENEEKLDYLYKLVQESGIITYEVPSIYQEFIIYFLVVVSEVRKDYFHIRPSKKIRILLYSAKHNVYSEVLEYILKDRYSAYFSVVVDYKDVLHDTYNVDDYDVIISDIYLDSFKDKYLYFTKLPSTFFWKSFEDLIKGK
- a CDS encoding helix-turn-helix domain-containing protein, which encodes MFIENNISKKIDLMYYLEANGGIEATEEVVKFLDTTIVTLKKYIEEINTLTDSYEIVIKGNSIRLNSNYRQNSILISKRILNDSTNLQLLILIFFHQYNLTEISEYLYVTKSTVLYKVNQINQYFADEELSIKIIYNDYYEIVGRERIVRHFFRVLLLEMDDYEVLRENQIIFNEVHLFFEKNYRDYHTRHESLVIDTYLLIALNRVSKHYYLHDDLEQLDGEIKTEIMIIYNTLVQKKPFVNFIESTYNVTFSPYLIANIIPIEYIEEILYLKKGYMLNDDKEHKISDILKCYLRKYGLCIPLNKQERYIKYLTNQLVTIGPINQVILRDFDINYKKLAEINLEKSSFLYQLIASSALFLTDRESLKYEFCIFFLTIIDEVRKDYFGMNQSESIRILLYYSENNIYSEIFESILKDKYENQYKINIDYINILYNDFQVKNYDVIISDIYLEDFEGKYLYYSRYPSNKFWQEFEQMVLMK
- a CDS encoding DUF916 and DUF3324 domain-containing protein, coding for MKKLIGLMVAVIGIGVFVTEEVTFASSGANFSVQPKIPENQKSSTSYFDLELKPNEKQTVEIEVFNDSNEEIEVIPELNRATTSDVGNINYLASQTVDDSLIYNIEEFVTNNVESITLAPKESEVVKWQIQMPKEAFEGILLGGFRFSLAEGDKEVTGIENRFAYTVGIVLSNSEEDIPVNLNLNDITTGQINYRNHVLVNLQNDMPRIIDDMAVEAKIYEKNSENPVFISERSQLRMAPNSSFNYGISTQETAFKPGSYTLELTANADGEEFSWRKDFEISNKEAKEHNKEAILIEDDSNNLWMWIAIAAVIVSVSIVIWTTKKRTNERKEDINEKNN
- a CDS encoding leucine-rich repeat domain-containing protein, producing MKRTISYSLIASLLLQTAPLSVVANELSTTDDEIKITETDASVIEQTLDSTELLENKTSEETIVSEEIEEVVDYEEKIENSKIEPNLNEPISQSSETELVFENIEDSSEEERVMESNEEGTLETSASEESSHESFEETSEDKEETKEVRSNSETIDGITYSWNWDNSLKTLTFNAGGGTSENVLEIIQDKGMLDVQHLTFQNLPEIATSFSSLEQLVSLTFTNNTLLSGTKSFYGLKKLTEVKGDIQLTLGSDYLFAECSALEMFVPSLKLSSDSKNKQRGSFVFKKTKIRELALAANHGISISKNSFSDGHIFAEMPNLERFNGFNMLNFSSSGTDHANASMSDQFEGSTNLKEIHFSGHAGVSNIPTINDNFFDGYTNLEKIEILNGSTNSFYLNFEAFRAIPNLRELRLDIQQEAIYNSSVTQYVPNLEVFSSNSLLELGSNMFENHNNLQEINLANTTKIGDLTFASTTNLQVITAPKLQELGTATFKSAGVKKVNFPELITMEDQVFAETNELTEVKLNKLSSLGSNAFYKSRVEKVSIPEVTELPSKSFEKCTRLIEVLMPKVEVIGSNSFSDTKSLKKLNIPEVWHIKSFSFFNSGVEHLDFPKLTNIDNVAFQCAFNLKSLNLPVVKTIQNVDSMFHMTGAPYEMEISMPMIHGIDTSVLNKSSIELIKTTKESQEVIKPLLEDKNDRIIAVITDGIEYLDSEDKIELEVGDSLSIPVVSDIIINENYSDVKADVAYVWHHDEAPVTFGDELQINKVMPWHTGTYYRSLNIHHSEAKDELFHNKTNSVQIDVVNYTNELEVGVEVGQPEITIGETTNVTTTIENVTGYGDVKVNVDLVNGLLGGIELVEGSIKVKINNQIVLTDASSIGELTIPKDDSLTIDYQVIGINNESIENNIEVILHEVGKETSEEHIWAGANRIKVKNGVLKFTSNPPEVIEFKSWGE